TTAGGTgcggaaatcccaggagatcaacagtttctgagacatTCAGACCACCCCACTggacaccaacaaccattccatggtcaaagtcaccaagatcatttttcttccatttctcccccattcccatgtttggtctgaacaacaactgaacctcttgaccaagtctacatgcttttatgcattgagttgctgaaaAATGATTGGCTagataaatatttgcattaatgagcaggtgtacaggtgtacttaataaaatgaGCCACTCAGTGTAAATGCCCAAAGCAATTAACATGAACTTGAAATGCAGCTATACTTGGGGCAGTTCCAATTTGCACAAGGACTTTGGCCAAGAGCTAACTCAGCTTACAGAACTTGCACCGTAGACAGTGTGTCCTAGTTTGATTGTATATATATTAATTTTATGATCCCCATAAATTCACAAAGTTTGGCCTGCCTTGGGCACCACACTAATGGGCCATTCCtctttaacctctctcattaacaaggcattttcacccacagaactgctgctcactggatgttctttttttttgtttttcacaccattctctgaaaactctagacgctgttgtgcataaaaatcccaggagatcacaatttctgagatactcaaaccaccctgtctggcaccaaaaaaCATTCCAAGATCAAATTCACatttatttcccattctgatgtctggtctgaacaacaactgaacctattGACCACGTCAGCATgatgttatgcattgagtttctgccaatgattggctgattaggtatctCCATTAATGAGCTGGTTAATTaggggtacctaataaactaGCCATTGACTGCATATGCTTCTTAAGTGTTGTGAGAgtctcttcctccaccactctGTCAGGGAGTGTGCTTCAATTTATGATCACTCTTTGGGTGGAAATATTCTTCGATGGGGAAGAATCAGTGAGTGGGTGGGGAAGTCAGTAAAATGCAGGATGTCCAAGAATGTTGATAAGTATTATACTTGCCAAATGGGTAACTCAGTCCTGTCTATGGTACATACACCCATATGGGGTTGCATGACAAAAAGTGCCCAGTCATTGTTTTTCTAAATGAGGTAGACAGCCTGGAAATTACTGATTGCATGCTTTCTCTCTGATTTTCAAATCCATTGCTCTGTAAAATACATTGTTAGAGATTTAACTTTCCCAAGAAATTATTCTAACTGTCCCCTGTGTCATTATGTCTTCCCCATTGAACATTTCATCGTTCTAAGTTCTGATGAATGAATTCTCAACTGATGCATTAAAATATCTCAAAATTATCATAAATATGCCATTGGAAATGTGTATAAATGGATTGGGATAAAGACTGAAACATTTCACTTTCTAAAAAAAGGTGTTAATTTAACCACTCAATCTAAGATTGTGGCTGAGGGTTACCAACAGATGAACCAAGCACTTACCTGTAtttaaaatttgctggtgaatgcagcaggccaggcagcatctataggaagaggtacagtcgacgttgcaggccgagacccttcgtcaggactcaaagtatcttggcccgaaatgtcgactgtacctcttcctagagatgctgcctggtctgctgcgttcaccagcaatttttacatgtggtgcttgaaattccagcatctgcagatttccttgtgttttgcAATTACAAAGTTCACAGGTTAATTTCTTCCTGTAATGCAGGAACTTCCACGTCTGGGTGGAGAGTTGGATGGCACGAAATGACCTACAGCCAGGTTATAGTGGATGGCAGGCTCTGGACCCAACTCCGCAGGAGAAGAGTGAAGGTAATGACTGAAATAAGATAATGGCTCATTGCATGGGCTATAAATACTGTATGCCAGTCAAAAGAGAACTATTAGAAAGTAATTCAGTTGCGGCATCTTATATCAAAATTATAGTTAGTTTCAAGTATATTGCATCTTTTGTTTTCAAATCCTGACTTAATTACTGCTATATTGTGAGAAACTTTTATGCAATTTTATAAATGTATGTAATTTTTCAACAGCTACATTTGTCAGTCTGGGCTTCTGTAAGAGACTTGTTGAATTCAAGATGATTTTGCAATTGACTGGTTTCTCTTTCTCAATCATTTCTCTGTTTGTTCTAGGAATTTActgctgtgggcctgctccagtCAATGCAATCAAAGATGGGGCAGTGGAGATAAAGTACGATGTCCCCTTTGTTTTCGCGGAGGTCAATGGAGATGTGGTAACATGGCAGAGATGCAGGGATGGCAGACGAGTAAAGAGATCTGTCGAAAGTCAACGTGTGGGAAAATATATCAGCACCAAGGGTTGCGGCAGTAATGATCGTGAAGACATCACAATCAATTACAAGCATCCTGAGGGTATGCAAAAGAAGCATTTGTAAGAAAATGTACTTCTTAAAATTTCTTATTACTTCATTACCTCGCATACAGCATAAAAGTTATGGTTTATAGCAGTGGTAGAAAACTGGCAACATATTTCACGATGGACTGCATAGCAAATTGAAAGGTAGTGTGTTGTTTTAAATTAAGTGTATGGATTACAAAACAATTCATAGTTTCAAAATTAGCATGTtagaaaaattaataaataacttATTATCTGTCTTCTTTTATTCTTTAATCAATGTTTTTTCCAATGTACTTAGGTGCTCCAAAAGAAAGAGCAATATTTGCTGAAGCTCAACTCAGAAATCAGCTGGAACCTGTACAAGAAGAGAAATTCGATGTGCATATGAAAATTGACAATTCAGTAAACTATGGATCTGATATTGATGCTTTTGTGAACATCTCCAATCGCAGTTTCGAGAGCAGGGTTTGCCACCTTCACTTTAATgctcaaattctgaaatacacCGGACAACCTGTGAAACAAGTTATGGCTCTGAGTGTGGATGATGTTGTTGTTAAAAGCAATGGAGGTAATGATATTACTTGTAATATTGCATTATATGTATGTTCAGTTACTATTTTAGCAAATAATCTGTTTTAAGATTTAGATGTTTATCTTCTGATACCAGAAAGACATTGATATCAGACTTAAAACCACAGTAATGCAAAAGTTTTCAAACACAGAACATGAAACTGTACAgcacagattcaagattcaaagtacatttattatcaaagaatgtataaattatacaaccttgagatttgtctgcttacaagcagccacaaagcaagaaacccaaaagaacctaattttaaaaaaattaaagactAACCGccaatgcgcagagaaagagaaaagaatgCAGATCATGCAGACTATAGAAGCAAGCACAGCataaaccaaattgagtccttacaTCCGAAATCccagagcaggcccaaagcctcggtctcagttcatcatattagctggTCAGATCACCGGGAAGCTCACAGGCATGAAGCACAGTAGCTGGGGCAACCTTCCTGccttggtgtcatggagagaggagtgaatatATTGGGAGTGTGAGAAAATCGGCCCGACACTCTCCTCTAGTCCCAACACTCTGCCTTTCCAGTTTATCAGAGTCGCCATTTAAATTACAAAGTACAGGTgctttgacccatgatgttgtgccaaccatataacctactccaagatcaatctaaccctccctctCACCAACCGCTCCATTTTACTCTCATCCATGAGAGACTCATAAgtatccctaatgcatctgcctcaacTGCCACCACTGACTGTGTGTTCCACACATTTACCACTCACTGTATTTAAAAAACTATCCTGATATCTCCCCTatagtttcctccaatcaccttaaaagtatgccttCTCATAATAGCCATTGCCagcctgggaaaagtctctggctgtccactgtaCCTATGCCTGTTACCacatctatcaaatcacctcctGTTCTCCACGTCTGTGTAGAACACTTTAGGATTTTCATTAATCCTCCTCACCAAGgcctgatgtttgctctgaacaacagctgaaactCTCGAACATGCTTGCATGCTTTCACGCATTGCaatctgccacatgattggctggatTGGTTGTGTCGACCTTGGATGTGGTGTCCTAGCTGTATGTGCAATATAAAGAGCAAGCTGTGGCCcacgcagcaggctccccctctctacaAAGCTAATGAATCCAAAAGAACGCCAGTGTCACAGTagttgccaatcagcattgaactcagtgtaggacagccttagggactccagctctggctTTTCATTCAGGGTTTGCTCtcaaagctttccccatgagtgggtatagccttaAGGCAGCGGAGGTGtgtgatcagagttttccttctcctggatgagctgccaaccacggctgatgagccccatctgccaggagtgactggttttaagataCCAGTAAACCcactttctcctgtcagtagcaaCAGTTCCACAGGGCTTAGCAGCTAagctacacgtgaaggccaggaactggacttggttgtcagaagctatttgagacgttgggagcatttagtaggtagagGGAGCTcatccccaccaccccctccacccctctcggTTATGACAACAAGGAAACTTaaggctgaatagatatttgcattaatgaacaggtgcacaggttacctaataaagcagccacagAATGTGTATATGTATGAAATGAATATTTTAGATCAAGTGATAAGTTACTTTCATGTCTCCTGTTTAATAATTGTTCTTTCAGTTACGACGGTACCTATCAAAGTGCCTTTCAGAGAGTTTGGGAATTACCTGGAAAATCACCAACTGATCAAGCTGATTGCCCTGGCAGCTGATGCAAGAACAAATGACAATGCGTTGGCAGTGGAAGATGTTACCGTGGTCAAACCTTCTGTCATCATTAATGTAATAATCTTTAACTAACTATAAACTACAGACACTCAAATGAGTCAAATTAATATGGAAATACTTCGCcattgttgtgctgaaccaattagtgatcaaatggctaactaaactcatctcttctgccaacacaatatccatatccctccattttttcaCATTCATGTGCATGTCTAAAACTCTCCTAAAActctctaatgtatctgcatcgCATCCTTCCACTCTCTGACCTGGTgctctgcttcccatccccctaGTGAACTCATTTAACCGCTCCTGAGTAGCGCTAGAGAACCTCCtgaccaggatattggttccgcTCCAAGTTAGGTGCAGTCTGTCCCTCTCATACATGCCATCCCTGcagcagaagagattccaatgattcaagaacctgaaactctgccccctgcaccggTTCCTCAGTCACTCATCCATCTGTACTGCCATCCTATTCATGacctgactagcacatggcaccgGGAGGGGAGTAATTCAGGGATTAGAACCTTGGAGACCTGTTCAGCCTCCTTCCTGACTCCCTATACTCtctgtgcaggacctcttccccctttctaccaatCTCATTAGTGCCAAATGCACTCAGCCCCTAGATGTTCACCCTCCaccttgagaatattctgcagctgctctgaaacatcctggaccctagcacctgggagtcAACACGCCATCCTGACATCTCTTTCTTGGCTACAGATTCTCCTATCCATCTCATTAACCGGTGCTGTTACATTCCCTCTATTCAAAGAAAGAACGTTTTTTCAACCATAACTTCCCAAGAGCATAAGGCAACATCTGAATTGTCAAGGAGCTAAATTGGACTGGTTTCATTAATGAATATGGAAAAATGATTAGGATTTTATAAGACAGCTCCAAGCACTGAACAAAACAAAGTGCagatgctttttatggtggaaTCCAAGGAATTCCTTCTTCATCCCTCGTTCTCTGTTTGGGAGAACTACAGCGGGGAAGCTAATGGAACTGCTacttcacagctccagtgactctGGACCTCTTCTGATCTGaattgtctgtgaggagtttttcCTAAAGCCTGCATGCGTTTCCCTCTGTTTTCCTCggattgctaggttaattggtcacaataaATTGCCCCTAATGGATAGAAGTATGGTAATATTGggggagagaaatgggaatgtggGCTAATACAAGATTAGTGTAAAAATGGGTGTTTATTGTTCAAGTTGGACTATTCTCAGACTGCATCTCCGTCTAACTCTGTGAATTTATAGTCCCTGTTAATACTTCATCTTCTTTGATGTCCTCCCATCTCCATCTTGCAAGTCAATgctatggttggagttcatcaacatttctgtaatccattgtatccacagTACAGAGGATTGGTCTGTACAGCTTCAGCAGAGCCCTGTTGGCCTGCCTTACCCATGTCCACTTCCCATGGCTGATGCTCATTAATTCTGTCTGGCATTTTCCTCTCCTTCACAGCTGGCCTGCTTTGAGCTGGCACTCTCCCTCAACACAGCTTTTTAGCTGAGAGTCATCCAGCACTGTTGCTCATTCATCCCAATGCACCACCTTCAGACACTGTCTTCAATCACAGAACTTTTCTCCCAATATTCTTAACTTCTCTTGCTTTGTTCTTTCCTCGCTCTCTTCCCTTCTACTCAAACTCAAAACCATCACCAATTAGATTGATTCAGCCTAATAAACTGACAATGCAAAGGCCTTCATTTTCATTGGAACTCCCGCCTATGCTATGCAGTAGCTAAAATTACTTCAAGCTTACAGAACATCCTGGATAAAAGCAATCCTGAGggaaggaaaaccccaaaccTATTTCTTGTCTCTACTGACGTTGTGAATTCTCTGTTGAAATTGCTGATGCCAGCTCAAAATGTATATGGAAGGAAAGCGAGTAGGAACTCCAGGTCTTCAAATGAATAAGATAACGTTCCCCAGTATTGACGGCTAGCAACTGTCTTCTTATTCTTTTAAAATCATTAAGATGAGAAATTGTCTCACTTTAAATCAGCAAATATTACATTAGGGCCACAGGCATATCAAGTAAATGAATTTGATTGATTCAACAGCCTGGAATTAGGAATAATTATAGCACCTAACAAATTTGTTTCTTCAGATACTGGGGGATGTCATTCTGAGGCGTGAGCTGACTGCAGAAATCATTTTTCACAATCCACTGTCTGAGCCACTCTTTGATTGCGTCTTCACGATCGAAGGAATAGGACTGATTGATGGCATGAGAAAAATCAGGTAAGGAGAAGGAGCAGCAGCTCCTGAACACAGGATAGAGCAAATAAATGACTAACTTTGAACACAAAAATCTCTCTGACATTCCCTTGAATTATGTAGCATGTTACTGGAATCTTCTCTAAGGCCTGTACAAAGCAGAAAGGAGCTTTGCTTGCATGAAATAATTCAGCTTGTTCTGACATACAGCAGACCCAGAGGACAATGAAGGCTGACACCCAGTTGTaaccctgtggagcaccagtCTTATTGCATGTGACTAGACGCCGCACTCTTtgggaaaatcaaattacatagtacTACCCTAGGTGCTAATAGGCCATCAGAACGTACTAGGTagcggaaggaggcagtgaatagaaaccacacacttctggaaataatgtttgtttataagaaaaaactacatacaatgtatttacatgagcaagaacaattcagAATTCCAACAtgctgtttaggttccaaatcttagataacaaaccaaaacaaattcctttttaattagaatcagtgagattcctttattactctaatctccctaactaattagatctagagttattccctatttaaaagtttacagactaaactttcctttttacttatccctagttagttagaaaaccaaatataattcctattctcaagtattatagtaaacttcagtttcagtttaaattcaaattcaaaaattatatatacacagtttaaCTCCTTTCATGACAATTCTTCAAGATTACAACttctaaacaaagtaaatttcattCAGTAACTTGTCAAAGTCT
The sequence above is drawn from the Mobula hypostoma chromosome 2, sMobHyp1.1, whole genome shotgun sequence genome and encodes:
- the LOC134342860 gene encoding protein-glutamine gamma-glutamyltransferase 2-like isoform X2, whose translation is MFQLRSIDQRRWSGAVVSSTGTTLVLIAFPPPNAKIGRYTLSLLNPVGCQILKYRLGEFILLFNPWCREDEVFLDSEEQRQEYVLSEDGIIYIGSCRQINIRSWYFGQFEENIVDICLMMLDKSIKCQKNPTKDYMHRNDPVYISRVVTAMINSADDKGVLTGKWSEPYTGGVYPWSWNGSVAILHQWYKGGCQQPVRYGQCWVFAAVACTVLRCLGIPSRVVTNYNSAHDTNCNLIIEEEIDHYGRMLGEHVWNFHVWVESWMARNDLQPGYSGWQALDPTPQEKSEGIYCCGPAPVNAIKDGAVEIKYDVPFVFAEVNGDVVTWQRCRDGRRVKRSVESQRVGKYISTKGCGSNDREDITINYKHPEGAPKERAIFAEAQLRNQLEPVQEEKFDVHMKIDNSVNYGSDIDAFVNISNRSFESRVCHLHFNAQILKYTGQPVKQVMALSVDDVVVKSNGVTTVPIKVPFREFGNYLENHQLIKLIALAADARTNDNALAVEDVTVVKPSVIINILGDVILRRELTAEIIFHNPLSEPLFDCVFTIEGIGLIDGMRKIRMPEIKANQSTRNVCQFIPSKAGLRKLMVDFDCNRIKDVKGFKNITVPFF